The following proteins come from a genomic window of Pseudomonas sp. WJP1:
- a CDS encoding ATP-binding protein, whose protein sequence is MTFRRRWDISTRTQIISLGPALLLTLLLISFFTFVRIQDLRQELNHTGQLIANQLAPATEYGVISGNNEVLESLLKATLATPNVRFLEVQDSADRILVYVEQPSASYQKPHQIEVFQAPVRLQRIALHNDFFQDGTAAPKAPAEDYLGRVIVGLSSDAFSQRQQEILLKAGILALFALLFTFMIARRLAASLSQPIRDIGNAVKAIQAGDYKTPLPIVDDTELGALSQHINNLARGLEQASHEQHQAMAQLIQTREEAEKANNAKSDFLAMMSHELRTPMNGVLGMLQLLETTKMTEEQLEYAALASESTEHLLKVINDILDFSRIERSELELEHIPFNLADLIGSCAQSFQHSAMQRGLDLQLQIPGDMRALQVQGDPTRIRQILVNLVGNALKFTEQGRVRIESQWQSLDHELLWFTCTVRDSGIGIPPESLEMMFDAFQQADSSISRRYGGTGLGLPIARTLAERMGGTLRAQSEEGRGSVFTLEIPLALYQQALPARVPRVSTHKGDGEGRNVLLVEDNPVNQTVIEAMLRSLGFTVSVAADGAQAVRSAESLIFEAILMDCRLPVIDGYEATRQIRELPGCTDLPIIALTANALQGDREACLSAGMNDYLAKPFKRTDLQQILQRWVQ, encoded by the coding sequence ATGACCTTCCGTCGCCGCTGGGACATCAGTACCCGAACTCAAATCATCAGCCTCGGCCCCGCCCTACTGCTGACGTTGCTGTTGATCAGTTTTTTCACCTTCGTGCGGATCCAGGACCTGCGCCAGGAGCTCAACCACACCGGCCAGTTGATTGCCAACCAACTGGCGCCGGCCACCGAATACGGGGTGATTTCGGGCAATAACGAGGTGCTCGAGAGCCTGCTCAAGGCCACGCTGGCCACGCCCAACGTACGGTTTTTGGAGGTGCAGGACAGCGCCGACCGGATTCTGGTGTATGTCGAGCAACCGTCGGCCAGTTATCAGAAGCCGCACCAGATCGAAGTCTTCCAGGCCCCCGTGCGCTTGCAACGGATCGCGCTGCACAATGATTTTTTCCAGGACGGCACCGCGGCGCCCAAGGCGCCCGCCGAGGATTACCTGGGCCGGGTGATCGTTGGCCTGTCCAGTGATGCGTTCAGCCAGCGCCAGCAGGAGATCCTGCTCAAGGCCGGCATTCTGGCGCTGTTCGCCCTGCTGTTCACTTTCATGATTGCCCGGCGCCTGGCCGCGAGCCTGTCGCAACCGATCCGCGATATCGGCAACGCGGTCAAGGCGATCCAGGCCGGCGACTACAAAACGCCCCTGCCCATCGTTGACGACACGGAGCTGGGCGCCCTGTCGCAACACATCAACAACCTCGCCAGGGGGCTTGAGCAGGCCAGCCACGAACAGCACCAGGCCATGGCGCAGTTGATCCAGACCCGCGAGGAAGCGGAAAAAGCCAACAACGCAAAGTCCGATTTCCTCGCCATGATGAGCCACGAACTGCGCACGCCGATGAATGGCGTGCTGGGCATGCTGCAATTGCTGGAAACCACCAAAATGACCGAAGAACAGCTCGAATACGCCGCGCTGGCCTCCGAATCCACCGAGCACCTGCTCAAAGTCATCAATGACATTCTGGATTTTTCGCGTATCGAACGCTCGGAACTGGAACTGGAGCATATTCCGTTCAACCTCGCGGACCTGATCGGCAGTTGCGCCCAGTCGTTCCAACACAGCGCCATGCAACGCGGGCTCGATCTGCAGCTGCAGATTCCGGGGGACATGCGCGCGCTGCAGGTCCAGGGCGATCCAACGCGCATCCGGCAAATACTGGTCAATCTGGTCGGCAATGCCCTGAAGTTCACCGAACAAGGGCGCGTGCGCATCGAATCGCAGTGGCAATCCCTGGATCACGAACTGCTGTGGTTCACCTGCACGGTACGCGACAGCGGGATTGGCATTCCCCCCGAAAGCCTGGAAATGATGTTCGATGCGTTCCAGCAGGCCGACAGTTCCATTTCAAGACGCTATGGCGGCACTGGCCTGGGCCTGCCGATTGCACGCACGCTCGCCGAACGTATGGGGGGCACCTTGCGCGCCCAGAGCGAGGAAGGCCGTGGCTCGGTGTTCACCCTGGAAATTCCGCTGGCGTTGTATCAACAAGCCTTGCCGGCGCGGGTACCGCGCGTATCGACTCACAAGGGTGACGGCGAAGGGCGCAATGTGCTGCTGGTCGAGGACAACCCGGTCAACCAGACCGTGATCGAAGCCATGCTGCGCAGCCTGGGCTTTACTGTCAGCGTTGCCGCCGATGGCGCGCAGGCGGTGCGCAGTGCCGAGAGTCTGATCTTCGAAGCGATCCTGATGGACTGCCGATTGCCGGTCATCGACGGTTATGAGGCCACCCGGCAGATCCGTGAACTGCCCGGCTGCACCGACTTGCCGATCATTGCCCTGACGGCCAACGCCTTGCAGGGGGATCGCGAAGCCTGCCTGTCGGCGGGAATGAACGATTACCTGGCCAAGCCCTTCAAACGCACTGATCTTCAGCAAATTCTGCAGCGATGGGTGCAGTAG
- a CDS encoding alpha/beta fold hydrolase: MSQQIFFAHANGFPSGTYGKLFAALAPEFQVTHLEQHAHDPRFPADDNWYNLVDELIHHLQQQAQPVWGVGHSFGGVLHLHAALRCPELYRGVVMLDSPVLTRTDQWVIRAAKRLGFIDRLTPAGRTLGRREEFADLESARRYFAGKSLFRSFDPECFDAYLHHGLQEVGDRLRLRFDPATEISIYRGVPHTSPGRLRQLKVPLAVVRGHESRVVMRHHTSSVGRMPNGEALSMPGGHMFPLERPQETAVLLKNLFNRWDGRQQQDCA; this comes from the coding sequence ATGTCGCAACAGATATTTTTCGCCCACGCCAATGGTTTTCCTTCGGGAACCTACGGCAAGTTGTTTGCGGCGCTGGCACCCGAATTTCAGGTGACGCATCTGGAGCAACATGCCCACGACCCGCGTTTCCCGGCGGACGACAACTGGTACAACCTGGTGGATGAACTGATCCACCACCTGCAGCAACAGGCGCAGCCGGTGTGGGGTGTCGGTCATTCCTTCGGTGGCGTACTGCATCTGCACGCGGCGTTGCGTTGCCCCGAGTTGTATCGCGGCGTGGTGATGCTCGATTCGCCGGTGCTGACGCGCACCGATCAATGGGTCATCCGCGCGGCCAAACGCCTGGGTTTCATCGACCGCCTGACCCCGGCCGGTCGCACCCTGGGTCGTCGTGAAGAATTCGCCGACCTCGAGAGCGCCCGCCGGTATTTCGCCGGCAAAAGCCTGTTTCGCAGCTTCGATCCGGAGTGTTTCGATGCCTACCTGCACCATGGTTTGCAGGAAGTCGGCGACAGGTTGCGCCTGCGTTTCGACCCGGCCACGGAAATCAGCATCTACCGGGGCGTACCGCACACCAGCCCTGGCCGCTTACGGCAGTTGAAAGTGCCGCTGGCGGTCGTGCGTGGGCACGAGAGCCGGGTGGTGATGCGCCATCACACCAGTTCGGTCGGGCGCATGCCCAATGGCGAGGCCCTGAGCATGCCTGGCGGGCACATGTTTCCTCTGGAACGTCCGCAGGAAACGGCGGTGCTGCTGAAAAACCTGTTCAACCGCTGGGACGGTCGCCAGCAACAGGATTGCGCATGA
- a CDS encoding TonB-dependent receptor plug domain-containing protein: MSLGSSSPRSPLVLALVFSSPVLADDLFLDSEPLPQVLTATRLKQSPAAVPGSMTVLDSALITASGARDISEVLRLVPGMMVGNISGNQATVNYHGTSATEARRMQVLIDGRSVYRAGLATVDWSDIPVAMEDIERIEVFRGPNTVSYGANALMAVVNIITRNPADSHGTRLKVTRGQRGIDDFYASQGVGWDDGDLRLSLSGQQDDGFDVDRNGGDYHDSRRLKRFNLAVSQTLDERQSIDWQVNAKDGTNQRPYTYRPVFSGITRAGDNSDVNAKDYAGSLRWNFDFNTEHSLYIQGSAQHWDRQQTWRACDAEVSFSPELTELWRLDPNYTERLARNIESFLGSGAPEGDPAKRALANQALNQWRNGARQTVCGDIDQSTRETRYDLEVQDTLSLSDNLRLVSGLNYRYDRADSETYFNGTLDDTTWRAFGQLEWRASEHWLLQGGAMFEDTQLIGSSLTPRMAVNYLINPRHGLRAVYSEAIRSPDMFENNVNWSYQVTHLQPGAFGQSSAGYFVKTRGPGDLDQEHMRSRELGYNGYFAESGLAVDVKLFYDEITGMISEPLRNNQYIASNANTARYSGAETQLDWKIGSADRLRLTYAYVDADASNLQDAQQTARNSGSAAWLRDWGHGWNSALFYYADDALNDYRFERVDTRIARRIRLGKTHLELAGVLQQRLDNQPTTFVDNNYDERRLMYFSAQLAF, from the coding sequence GTGTCCCTGGGTTCGTCTTCACCCCGTTCGCCGCTGGTCCTGGCGCTGGTGTTCAGCTCGCCGGTGCTGGCCGATGACCTGTTTCTCGACAGCGAACCGTTGCCGCAAGTGCTCACGGCCACCCGGCTGAAACAGTCGCCGGCTGCCGTGCCGGGCAGCATGACGGTGCTCGACAGTGCGCTGATCACTGCCAGTGGCGCCCGGGATATCAGCGAGGTACTGCGCCTGGTACCGGGCATGATGGTCGGCAACATCAGCGGCAACCAGGCCACGGTGAATTACCACGGCACCAGCGCCACCGAGGCGCGACGCATGCAGGTATTGATCGACGGCCGCTCGGTGTACCGCGCGGGGCTGGCCACAGTGGACTGGAGCGATATTCCGGTGGCCATGGAAGACATCGAGCGAATCGAGGTTTTCCGCGGCCCGAACACCGTCAGCTATGGCGCCAACGCGCTGATGGCGGTGGTCAACATCATCACGCGCAACCCGGCCGACAGCCATGGTACGCGCCTGAAAGTCACACGCGGCCAGCGTGGCATCGACGACTTTTATGCCAGCCAGGGCGTGGGTTGGGACGACGGCGATTTACGTCTGTCCCTGTCTGGCCAGCAAGACGATGGCTTCGACGTCGACCGCAACGGCGGTGACTACCATGACAGCCGACGCCTGAAGCGCTTCAACCTTGCCGTCAGTCAGACGCTCGACGAACGGCAAAGCATCGATTGGCAAGTGAACGCCAAGGATGGCACCAATCAGCGACCCTATACCTACCGCCCGGTGTTTTCGGGGATTACCCGCGCCGGAGACAATTCCGACGTCAACGCCAAGGATTACGCCGGCTCACTGCGCTGGAACTTCGACTTCAATACCGAGCACAGTCTTTATATCCAGGGTTCGGCCCAGCATTGGGACCGTCAGCAAACCTGGCGCGCCTGTGATGCCGAAGTATCGTTCAGCCCCGAACTCACCGAGCTCTGGCGACTCGACCCGAACTACACTGAACGCCTGGCACGCAACATCGAGAGCTTTCTTGGCTCAGGAGCACCCGAGGGCGATCCGGCTAAACGCGCACTGGCCAATCAAGCCCTAAACCAATGGCGCAACGGCGCCCGGCAAACGGTCTGCGGCGATATCGACCAAAGCACCCGGGAGACGCGCTACGACCTTGAAGTCCAGGACACCCTGAGCCTGTCCGATAACCTGCGGCTGGTCAGTGGCTTGAACTATCGTTACGACCGGGCAGACTCCGAGACCTACTTCAATGGCACCCTCGACGACACCACCTGGCGAGCCTTCGGCCAGCTCGAATGGCGCGCCAGCGAACACTGGCTACTGCAGGGCGGAGCCATGTTCGAGGATACGCAGTTGATCGGCAGCTCACTGACCCCACGGATGGCGGTCAATTACCTGATCAATCCGCGCCACGGCTTGCGTGCGGTGTACTCGGAAGCGATCCGCTCCCCGGACATGTTCGAGAACAACGTCAACTGGAGCTACCAGGTCACCCACCTGCAACCCGGCGCCTTTGGCCAGTCCAGTGCCGGCTATTTCGTCAAGACTCGCGGGCCCGGTGACCTCGACCAGGAACACATGCGCTCCCGGGAACTGGGCTACAACGGTTACTTTGCCGAGTCGGGGCTGGCCGTCGATGTGAAACTGTTCTACGACGAGATCACCGGGATGATCAGCGAGCCGCTGCGCAACAATCAGTACATCGCCAGCAATGCCAACACCGCGCGCTACAGCGGAGCGGAAACCCAACTCGACTGGAAAATCGGCAGCGCCGACCGGTTGCGCCTGACCTATGCGTACGTCGATGCTGACGCGAGCAACCTGCAGGATGCGCAACAGACCGCACGCAACAGTGGCTCTGCCGCCTGGTTGCGCGACTGGGGTCATGGCTGGAACAGTGCGCTCTTCTATTATGCTGACGACGCGCTCAACGACTACCGCTTCGAACGCGTCGACACACGCATCGCCCGGCGCATCCGCCTGGGCAAGACGCATCTGGAACTGGCCGGTGTGCTGCAGCAGCGCCTCGACAACCAGCCCACCACCTTTGTCGACAATAATTATGACGAGCGTCGCTTGATGTATTTCAGCGCGCAGTTGGCGTTTTAA
- a CDS encoding AMP-binding protein yields the protein MPAAFRLPLDIFYEREARHPRQRFLVQPLGGGHVETLTWEDVGHQARCAAHWLRSRELPQGSHIALISKNCAHWIIADLAIWMAGHVSVPLYPNLTAESVAQVLEHSEAALVFIGKLDDWPGMSRGVNPDLPTISLPLHPPGTFDFSWDDLQRSSPIQDDPKPAANQLATIIYTSGTTGMPKGVMHSFGNLGFATARGTQLFGLNDSDRLLSYLPLCHVAERMFVELASIYTGQTVFFAESLDTFLTDLRRARPTALFGVPRIWTKFQMGVYSKIPEKRLDFLLGLPIIGKRVGHKVLAGLGLDALRVALSGAAPVPLSLLLWYRKLGLDVLEVYGMTESCGYSHICLPGQNKPGWIGMPCPEVEVRIDESGEVMVRSGATMLGYFKDPQKTADTLTEDGFLRTGDKGEEDAEGNLRLTGRLKEIFKTSKGKYVAPAPIENRLAVHSRIEQVCVVGDGLSAPLGLCVLSTVGQQEARAGLHSSLEKLLEEVNNALDKHERLRRLVVVKDSWAVENGFLTPTLKIKRNVIEATYGARFEEWSERSEAVLWQD from the coding sequence ATGCCTGCCGCTTTTCGTTTGCCCCTGGACATTTTCTACGAACGCGAGGCCCGTCATCCCCGCCAGCGCTTTCTTGTCCAGCCCCTAGGCGGTGGTCATGTCGAGACCTTGACCTGGGAAGACGTCGGTCACCAGGCCCGCTGCGCGGCACACTGGCTGCGATCCCGGGAACTGCCCCAAGGCAGTCACATCGCCCTGATCTCGAAAAACTGCGCGCACTGGATCATTGCCGACCTGGCGATCTGGATGGCCGGGCATGTCTCGGTGCCGCTGTACCCCAACCTCACCGCCGAGTCGGTGGCCCAGGTGCTCGAGCACTCCGAGGCGGCGCTGGTATTCATTGGTAAACTCGATGACTGGCCTGGCATGTCCCGGGGGGTGAATCCCGACCTGCCGACCATCAGCCTGCCGCTGCATCCGCCCGGCACCTTCGATTTCAGCTGGGACGACCTACAGCGTAGCTCGCCGATCCAGGACGATCCCAAGCCCGCCGCCAATCAACTGGCGACCATCATCTACACGTCCGGCACCACCGGCATGCCCAAAGGGGTGATGCACAGCTTCGGCAATCTGGGGTTTGCCACCGCGCGCGGCACGCAGTTGTTTGGCCTGAATGACTCGGATCGCCTTTTGTCATATTTGCCGTTATGCCATGTTGCCGAACGTATGTTCGTCGAATTGGCATCGATTTATACCGGACAAACCGTGTTTTTTGCTGAAAGCCTCGACACCTTCCTCACCGATCTGCGCCGTGCCCGGCCAACGGCGCTGTTTGGCGTACCGCGCATCTGGACCAAATTCCAGATGGGGGTGTACAGCAAGATTCCGGAGAAGCGCCTGGATTTCCTCCTCGGATTGCCGATTATCGGCAAGCGGGTCGGGCACAAAGTCCTCGCCGGGTTGGGGCTCGATGCCTTGCGCGTTGCCTTGTCCGGTGCCGCGCCGGTGCCCCTGAGTCTGCTGCTGTGGTACCGCAAGCTCGGCTTGGACGTGCTGGAGGTCTATGGCATGACGGAAAGTTGCGGCTACTCGCACATTTGCCTGCCGGGACAGAACAAACCCGGCTGGATTGGCATGCCTTGCCCGGAGGTCGAAGTGCGCATCGACGAATCGGGCGAGGTGATGGTGCGCAGCGGTGCGACCATGCTCGGGTATTTCAAGGATCCGCAGAAAACCGCCGACACCCTCACCGAGGACGGCTTCCTGCGCACCGGCGACAAGGGCGAGGAAGATGCCGAAGGCAACCTGCGCCTGACCGGGCGCCTGAAGGAGATTTTCAAGACCAGCAAAGGCAAGTACGTCGCGCCGGCGCCGATCGAAAATCGCCTGGCGGTGCATTCGCGCATCGAGCAGGTGTGCGTGGTCGGTGATGGCTTGAGTGCGCCACTGGGTCTGTGCGTGCTGTCTACCGTCGGGCAGCAGGAGGCGCGGGCCGGTTTGCATTCAAGCCTGGAAAAACTGCTGGAAGAGGTCAACAACGCCCTCGACAAGCACGAACGCTTGCGGCGACTGGTGGTGGTCAAGGACAGTTGGGCGGTGGAAAACGGCTTTCTCACGCCAACCCTGAAGATCAAGCGCAACGTGATCGAAGCCACCTATGGCGCTCGCTTCGAAGAATGGAGCGAGCGCAGCGAAGCGGTGCTGTGGCAGGATTGA
- a CDS encoding hotdog fold thioesterase, whose amino-acid sequence MSLWRTLPNIEQLNAIQKNTIGELLDIRFEAFDEESLTASMVIDHRTHQPYGLLHGGASVVLAESVGSMASYLCIDASKFYCVGLEINANHLRGLRSGRVTAVAKPIHIGRTTHVWDIRLTSDEGKASCVSRLTMAVVPLGENPPAR is encoded by the coding sequence ATGAGTTTGTGGCGTACCCTTCCCAACATCGAACAGCTGAACGCGATTCAGAAAAACACCATCGGCGAACTGCTGGACATCCGTTTCGAAGCCTTCGATGAAGAGTCCCTGACGGCGAGCATGGTCATCGACCATCGCACTCACCAGCCTTATGGCTTGCTGCATGGCGGCGCTTCGGTGGTGCTGGCTGAATCCGTCGGTTCCATGGCCAGCTACCTGTGCATCGATGCCAGCAAATTTTACTGCGTGGGGCTGGAAATCAACGCCAACCACCTGCGCGGCTTGCGCAGCGGGCGAGTGACGGCGGTGGCCAAGCCGATTCACATCGGGCGTACCACCCATGTCTGGGATATCCGTTTGACCAGCGACGAAGGCAAGGCCAGTTGTGTTTCGCGGTTGACCATGGCCGTGGTGCCGCTGGGTGAGAATCCGCCGGCCCGTTGA
- the sixA gene encoding phosphohistidine phosphatase SixA, which yields MKLWVLRHGEAEPHGSKPHDSERELTDNGRKEVLLAAANLAGQPLTAIYASPYMRAQQTAHLVKEALGFEPEIRTVEWLTPDFDPDRVTDQLKSVTNVLLVSHNPLVGNLLSYLQHGAGHPPERVSTAGLAELESNELLIGAMKLNSIKHP from the coding sequence ATGAAACTCTGGGTATTGCGTCATGGTGAAGCCGAGCCACACGGTTCCAAGCCCCACGATTCGGAGCGGGAGCTGACCGACAATGGACGTAAGGAAGTGCTGCTCGCGGCCGCCAATCTGGCTGGCCAGCCGCTAACAGCGATATACGCCAGCCCCTACATGCGAGCGCAGCAAACCGCACACCTGGTGAAAGAGGCGTTGGGTTTCGAACCGGAAATCCGCACGGTTGAGTGGCTGACCCCGGATTTCGATCCCGATCGAGTCACCGATCAACTGAAGTCGGTGACCAACGTGCTGCTGGTTTCCCATAATCCGCTGGTGGGGAACCTGCTCAGCTATCTGCAACATGGCGCCGGGCATCCGCCCGAAAGAGTCAGCACCGCTGGCTTGGCGGAGCTTGAAAGCAATGAACTGCTGATCGGCGCGATGAAGCTCAACAGCATCAAGCACCCGTAA
- a CDS encoding DUF4389 domain-containing protein — translation MSDQKVEARYESILLRVLWMVVFLLVWQVAQFMLGAVVLVQLIYRLIYGAPSASLMNFGDSLSQFLAQIGRFGSFHSDQKPWPFADWPTPRTPEGEAPHVVAPAPHPARDEEPKL, via the coding sequence ATGAGTGATCAAAAAGTAGAAGCCAGATACGAGTCCATTCTGCTTCGAGTGCTGTGGATGGTGGTGTTCCTGCTGGTCTGGCAGGTGGCGCAATTCATGCTTGGCGCGGTGGTGCTGGTGCAGTTGATCTATCGTTTGATCTATGGCGCCCCGAGCGCCAGCCTGATGAACTTCGGCGACAGTCTGAGCCAGTTCCTGGCACAGATCGGTCGTTTCGGCAGTTTCCACAGCGACCAGAAACCCTGGCCGTTCGCCGATTGGCCAACGCCGCGTACGCCGGAAGGTGAAGCGCCGCACGTCGTGGCGCCTGCACCGCATCCGGCCCGAGATGAGGAACCCAAGCTATGA
- the fabA gene encoding 3-hydroxyacyl-[acyl-carrier-protein] dehydratase FabA — translation MTKQNAFTREDLLRCSRGELFGPGNAQLPAPNMLMVDRITLISEEGGKYGKGELVAELDITPDLWFFACHFEGDPVMPGCLGLDAMWQLVGFFLGWQGLPGRGRALGSGEVKFFGQVLPTAKKVTYNIHIKRVLKGKLNLAIADGSVTVDGREIYTAEGLRVGVFTSTDNF, via the coding sequence ATGACCAAACAAAACGCCTTTACCCGGGAAGACCTGCTGCGCTGCAGTCGCGGTGAGCTGTTCGGCCCAGGTAACGCGCAACTGCCCGCCCCGAACATGCTGATGGTCGATCGCATCACCCTGATCAGCGAAGAGGGTGGCAAGTACGGCAAAGGTGAATTGGTCGCCGAGCTGGATATCACTCCGGACCTGTGGTTCTTCGCCTGCCACTTCGAAGGCGATCCGGTGATGCCGGGCTGCCTGGGCCTCGATGCCATGTGGCAACTGGTCGGTTTCTTCCTGGGCTGGCAAGGCCTGCCGGGCCGTGGCCGTGCGCTGGGTTCGGGCGAAGTGAAATTCTTCGGCCAGGTCCTGCCGACCGCCAAGAAAGTCACCTATAACATTCATATCAAGCGCGTCCTCAAGGGCAAGCTGAACCTGGCCATCGCCGATGGTTCGGTGACTGTCGACGGTCGCGAAATCTACACCGCCGAAGGCCTCCGGGTCGGCGTGTTCACCTCCACTGACAACTTCTAA
- a CDS encoding ABC transporter substrate-binding protein, translated as MPHLPPRNPPTLGHLLALACLIFAGWLHSLSASAADILLTGVDDSPGVQSFAQALGQLRPADTVRFQPLASLPSPDKLPADTRLILLDLPSLDWRLQDPRGPSTLVLRISRLQARQHLGHAVPAHLSLLWSDPPLDRQLRLTRVLLPEVKRVGVLYDSHSEFLLRELRQAAHPLGLEVVTERWENTQDSRPLQALLDNSDVVLGLDDPDLYNPKTAKNLLLSSYARQLALIGPNAGFVKAGSLASTYSDQSDWLAILDELLDLPPATWPRTQYPHRFKVSSNAQVSRSLGLEQVNEAAVATLLAEGERHP; from the coding sequence ATGCCGCATCTTCCGCCGCGCAATCCGCCAACCCTTGGCCATCTGCTGGCCCTGGCTTGCCTGATATTCGCTGGCTGGCTACACAGCCTGTCAGCCAGCGCCGCGGACATTCTCCTCACCGGTGTCGACGATAGCCCCGGCGTGCAGTCCTTTGCCCAGGCGCTGGGACAATTGCGACCGGCCGACACCGTGCGCTTCCAGCCCCTGGCCAGCCTGCCATCACCGGACAAGCTGCCGGCGGACACCCGCTTGATCCTGCTCGACCTGCCCAGCCTCGACTGGCGCCTGCAGGATCCCCGCGGCCCGTCGACACTGGTGCTGCGCATCAGCCGCCTGCAGGCACGGCAACATCTGGGGCACGCCGTGCCCGCGCACCTCAGCCTGCTCTGGAGCGATCCGCCACTGGACCGCCAATTGCGCCTTACCCGCGTCCTTCTGCCCGAGGTCAAACGGGTAGGCGTCCTGTACGACAGCCATAGCGAGTTCCTGTTGCGGGAACTGCGCCAGGCCGCCCATCCCTTGGGCCTTGAAGTGGTCACCGAGCGTTGGGAAAACACCCAGGACAGTCGCCCCTTGCAGGCTTTGCTGGACAACAGCGATGTCGTGCTGGGCCTTGATGACCCTGATCTGTACAACCCGAAAACCGCGAAGAACCTGTTGCTCAGCAGCTATGCGCGACAGCTGGCCTTGATCGGCCCCAATGCAGGATTCGTCAAGGCCGGGAGCCTGGCCAGCACCTACAGTGATCAGAGCGACTGGCTGGCGATTCTCGATGAACTGCTCGACCTGCCACCCGCCACGTGGCCACGCACCCAGTACCCACACCGTTTCAAAGTCTCGAGCAATGCGCAGGTGTCTCGTTCCCTGGGTCTTGAACAGGTAAACGAAGCGGCTGTCGCCACGCTGTTGGCAGAAGGAGAACGCCACCCATGA
- a CDS encoding NAD(P)H-dependent glycerol-3-phosphate dehydrogenase: MTQQRPIAVLGGGSFGTAVANLLAENGHQVLQWMRDPEQAEAIRVNRENPRYLKGIKILPGVTPVTDLLATLEACDLSFVALPSSALRSVLAPHAERLSGKMLVSLTKGIEAHTFKLMSQILEEIAPLARIGVLSGPNLAREIAEHALTATVVASEDEALCQNVQEVLHGRTFRVYASADRFGVELGGALKNVYAIIAGMAVAMGMGENTKSMLITRALAEMTRFAVNQGANPMTFLGLAGVGDLIVTCSSAKSRNYQVGFALGQGLSLEEAVNRLGEVAEGVNTLKVLKAKSQEVGVYMPLVAGLHAILFEGRTLEQVIGLLMRGEPKTDVDFISTSGFN, encoded by the coding sequence ATGACTCAACAGCGCCCGATCGCGGTCTTGGGAGGCGGAAGTTTTGGTACCGCCGTGGCTAACCTGCTGGCTGAAAATGGTCATCAAGTCCTGCAATGGATGCGTGACCCCGAGCAGGCCGAGGCCATCCGGGTCAACCGCGAGAACCCGCGTTACCTCAAAGGCATCAAGATTTTGCCCGGCGTGACGCCAGTTACCGACCTGCTGGCCACCCTGGAGGCGTGCGACTTGAGTTTTGTCGCGCTGCCCTCCAGCGCGCTGCGCTCGGTACTGGCCCCGCACGCCGAACGTTTGAGCGGCAAAATGCTGGTGAGCCTGACCAAGGGTATCGAAGCCCACACCTTCAAGCTGATGAGCCAGATTCTCGAAGAGATCGCGCCGCTGGCACGCATCGGTGTGTTGTCGGGGCCGAACCTGGCCCGTGAAATCGCCGAACACGCGTTGACTGCCACGGTGGTCGCCAGCGAAGACGAGGCGCTCTGCCAGAATGTCCAGGAGGTGCTGCACGGCCGCACCTTCCGCGTGTATGCCAGCGCCGACCGTTTTGGCGTGGAGCTGGGCGGAGCGTTGAAAAACGTCTACGCGATCATTGCCGGCATGGCGGTGGCGATGGGCATGGGCGAAAACACCAAGAGCATGCTGATTACCCGGGCGTTGGCGGAAATGACGCGCTTCGCGGTGAATCAGGGCGCCAACCCGATGACCTTCCTGGGCCTTGCAGGCGTGGGTGACCTGATCGTGACCTGCTCGTCGGCAAAAAGCCGTAACTATCAGGTCGGTTTCGCCCTCGGCCAAGGCTTGAGCCTCGAAGAGGCGGTCAATCGCCTGGGCGAAGTCGCCGAGGGTGTGAACACGCTCAAGGTGCTCAAGGCCAAGTCTCAGGAGGTGGGCGTGTACATGCCGTTGGTCGCCGGGCTGCACGCAATTTTGTTCGAAGGGCGCACGCTTGAGCAGGTGATCGGGCTGTTGATGCGCGGCGAGCCGAAGACCGATGTCGACTTTATTTCCACCAGCGGCTTCAACTGA